In a genomic window of Streptomyces sp. NBC_01231:
- a CDS encoding beta-galactosidase: MISTLLSRLRGVDGDFVPRLGYGADYNPEQWPRDVWEEDVRLMREAGVNVVSVGIFSWARIQPGPDQWDFGWLDEVMDLLHAGGIGVDLATATASPPPWLSTAHPEILPVTANGETVWPGARQHWRPTSPVFREHALRLVREMANRYQDHPALVAWHVSNELGCHNIYDYSDDAARAFRGWLRARYGTLDALNHAWGTAFWSQRYSDWEQILPPRLAASHPNPTQQLDFKRFSSDALKDYLRAERDLLREITPDVPVTTNFMVMSGTKGMNYPDWAEEIDFVSNDHYVHPGPQDRDELSFSANLTSGIAGGRPWFLMEHSTSAVNWQPVNVAKRPGDLARDSLLHVAHGADAVCFFQWRQSAAGAEKYHSAMVPHAGEDSDLFRAVAGLGATLATLAPVAGSEREPARVGIVYDWESWWASEQDSHPTSLLDYRQEALDWYSALLALGIRADLITTRADLSRHQVLIAPVLHLVSSDLAKELTRYAEQGGHLITTYFSAVVDENDHVWLGGYPGALRDLLGLRIEEFGPLLDGETVELDDASTGSVWTDRITVTGPQTEVLARYRTGQQAGGPAVTRRATGGGSAAYVSTRLGVRGLTALLPRLLGPAGVVSELPEEMRGLVELTVRRGTDSRFLFLVNRTDSAVPVAGLPGEVLVGDADSDGTLTLGPRDVAVLRQPAG, translated from the coding sequence ATGATCTCCACCCTCCTGTCCCGCCTGCGCGGGGTGGACGGTGACTTCGTCCCCCGTCTCGGCTACGGCGCCGACTACAACCCTGAGCAGTGGCCCCGGGACGTGTGGGAGGAGGACGTCCGGCTGATGCGGGAGGCCGGAGTCAACGTCGTGTCCGTGGGGATCTTCTCGTGGGCCCGGATCCAGCCCGGTCCGGACCAGTGGGACTTCGGTTGGCTCGACGAGGTCATGGACCTGCTGCACGCGGGCGGCATCGGGGTCGACCTGGCCACCGCCACCGCCTCCCCGCCGCCCTGGCTCAGCACCGCTCACCCGGAGATCCTGCCGGTCACGGCGAACGGCGAGACGGTCTGGCCGGGCGCCCGCCAGCACTGGCGGCCCACCTCTCCGGTCTTCCGCGAGCACGCCCTGCGCCTGGTCCGGGAGATGGCGAACCGGTACCAGGACCACCCCGCCCTGGTCGCCTGGCACGTCTCCAACGAGCTGGGCTGCCACAACATCTACGACTACTCCGACGACGCGGCCCGCGCCTTCCGCGGCTGGCTGCGCGCCCGCTACGGCACGCTCGACGCGCTCAACCACGCCTGGGGGACGGCGTTCTGGTCGCAGCGCTACAGCGACTGGGAGCAGATCCTGCCGCCGAGGCTCGCCGCCTCGCACCCCAACCCGACCCAGCAGCTGGACTTCAAGCGGTTCTCCTCGGACGCGCTGAAGGACTACCTGCGCGCGGAACGGGACCTCCTGCGCGAGATCACGCCGGACGTGCCCGTCACCACGAACTTCATGGTGATGAGCGGAACCAAGGGCATGAACTACCCGGACTGGGCCGAGGAGATCGACTTCGTCTCCAACGACCACTACGTCCACCCCGGCCCCCAGGACCGCGACGAGCTGTCCTTCTCGGCCAACCTCACCAGCGGCATCGCCGGCGGGCGGCCCTGGTTCCTGATGGAGCACTCCACCAGCGCCGTCAACTGGCAGCCCGTCAACGTGGCCAAGCGGCCCGGCGACCTGGCCCGGGACTCGCTGCTCCATGTCGCGCACGGCGCCGACGCGGTGTGCTTCTTCCAGTGGCGGCAGTCGGCGGCCGGCGCCGAGAAGTACCACTCGGCGATGGTCCCGCACGCCGGTGAGGACAGCGACCTGTTCCGAGCGGTGGCCGGTCTCGGCGCCACGCTCGCCACTCTCGCCCCGGTCGCCGGTTCGGAGCGGGAGCCCGCCCGGGTCGGGATCGTCTACGACTGGGAGTCGTGGTGGGCGAGCGAGCAGGACTCCCACCCCACCTCCCTGCTCGACTACCGGCAGGAGGCGCTCGACTGGTACTCGGCGCTGCTGGCCCTCGGTATCCGCGCCGACCTGATCACCACCCGCGCCGACCTGTCGCGCCACCAGGTGCTGATCGCCCCGGTGCTGCACCTGGTGTCCTCCGACCTCGCCAAGGAGCTCACCCGGTACGCCGAGCAGGGCGGCCACCTGATCACCACGTACTTCTCCGCGGTCGTCGACGAGAACGACCACGTCTGGCTGGGCGGCTACCCGGGAGCCCTGCGCGACCTGCTCGGCCTGCGCATCGAGGAGTTCGGGCCGCTGCTCGACGGGGAGACCGTCGAGTTGGACGACGCGAGCACCGGCAGCGTGTGGACCGACCGGATCACGGTCACCGGCCCTCAGACCGAGGTCCTGGCCCGCTACCGCACCGGCCAGCAGGCCGGCGGCCCCGCCGTCACCCGGCGTGCCACGGGCGGCGGTTCGGCCGCCTACGTGTCCACGCGGCTCGGCGTGCGGGGTCTGACCGCCCTGCTGCCGCGCCTGCTCGGGCCGGCCGGCGTGGTGAGCGAACTGCCCGAGGAGATGCGCGGCCTGGTCGAACTGACCGTGCGCCGCGGCACCGACAGCCGGTTCCTGTTCCTGGTCAACCGCACCGACAGCGCCGTGCCGGTGGCCGGTCTGCCCGGCGAGGTCCTCGTCGGCGACGCCGACTCCGACGGCACGCTCACGCTCGGCCCCAGGGACGTCGCCGTACTGCGACAGCCCGCCGGCTGA
- a CDS encoding RICIN domain-containing protein translates to MARRTRSRRFLGAAALTALATGAALLSVPAQAQTEATASVTVQPDPSYKAEKFEGWGTSLVWFANATGDYPPAVREKLAKLLFGDDGLALNIARYNIGGGNAPDVKDYLRAGGAVEGWWKAPAGTTREDTDWWSADDPADWNNNADATQRWWVDRIKKDITHWETFSNSPPWFMTESGYVSGGFDANKDQLKTDSVDDFAAYMAGATKRLEKAEGIKVDTVDPFNEPNTGYWGTKLGADGEPVGGRQEGAHIGPELQQKVLAALAPALKKAKVKSDISAMDETNPSIFSQNWNTYSPASRDLVDQMNVHTYGTGQRTTVRDLAKAADKPLWMSEVEGDWGDGQSFTDMRPGLGLAQQMVNDLRELEPTAWVFWQPVEDYDNMKPGGESAKGGNWGSIQLPFSCTSKDTLKSCPIYTNTKFDTARNFTHFIKPGDKLIKVDDTSSAAAVTKDGKGASLVHVNSTTAPRTVTIDLSKFRTIKGNATVTPTVTSTDGKLQRQAPVKVVDGEATYTVPAQSVTSFAVKGVSGVAKNAGLFTKGHSYTLTGVQSGKAVTVAANGTSLVIGSANGTVAQEWQLDARHGKTGSRQRYVLANPAEDKVLAVRDGVPVVEPDTGERDPATEWIMSTTGDTTWTLVNAGSGRVLEVGGQATNEGAAVTTWQPNSGANQRWTVTDVTDEAADH, encoded by the coding sequence ATGGCACGCCGTACCCGCAGCAGACGGTTCCTCGGAGCCGCCGCCCTGACGGCCCTGGCCACCGGGGCCGCCCTGCTCAGCGTCCCCGCGCAGGCACAGACCGAGGCCACCGCCTCCGTCACCGTGCAGCCGGACCCGTCGTACAAGGCGGAGAAGTTCGAGGGCTGGGGCACCAGCCTGGTCTGGTTCGCCAACGCCACCGGCGACTACCCACCGGCGGTACGCGAGAAGCTCGCGAAGCTTCTCTTCGGCGACGACGGCCTGGCGCTGAACATCGCCCGGTACAACATCGGCGGCGGCAACGCCCCCGACGTCAAGGACTATCTGCGCGCCGGCGGCGCCGTCGAGGGCTGGTGGAAGGCGCCCGCGGGCACCACCCGCGAGGACACCGACTGGTGGAGCGCCGACGATCCGGCCGACTGGAACAACAACGCGGACGCCACCCAGCGCTGGTGGGTGGACCGCATCAAGAAGGACATCACGCACTGGGAGACGTTCAGCAACTCGCCGCCCTGGTTCATGACCGAGAGCGGTTACGTCTCCGGCGGGTTCGACGCCAACAAGGACCAGTTGAAGACCGACTCGGTCGACGACTTCGCCGCCTACATGGCGGGCGCGACCAAGCGGCTGGAGAAGGCGGAGGGCATCAAGGTCGACACCGTCGACCCGTTCAACGAGCCCAACACCGGCTACTGGGGCACCAAGTTGGGCGCGGACGGCGAGCCGGTGGGCGGCCGTCAGGAGGGCGCCCACATCGGCCCCGAGCTCCAGCAGAAGGTCCTCGCCGCGCTGGCGCCCGCTCTGAAGAAGGCGAAGGTCAAGTCGGACATCTCGGCGATGGACGAGACCAACCCGTCGATCTTCTCGCAGAACTGGAACACCTACTCGCCGGCGTCGCGCGACCTCGTCGACCAGATGAACGTCCACACCTACGGCACCGGGCAGCGCACCACCGTGCGGGACCTGGCCAAGGCGGCCGACAAACCGCTGTGGATGAGCGAGGTCGAGGGCGACTGGGGCGACGGCCAGAGCTTCACCGACATGCGGCCGGGCCTCGGACTCGCCCAGCAGATGGTCAACGACCTGCGTGAACTGGAGCCCACGGCCTGGGTGTTCTGGCAGCCGGTCGAGGACTACGACAACATGAAGCCGGGCGGCGAGTCCGCCAAGGGCGGCAACTGGGGCAGCATCCAGCTCCCGTTCAGCTGCACCTCGAAGGACACCCTGAAGTCCTGCCCGATCTACACGAACACGAAGTTCGACACGGCTCGTAACTTCACGCACTTCATCAAGCCCGGCGACAAGCTGATCAAGGTGGACGACACCTCCAGCGCCGCCGCCGTGACCAAGGACGGCAAGGGCGCCTCGCTCGTCCACGTCAACTCCACCACGGCGCCCCGTACGGTCACCATCGACCTGTCGAAGTTCCGCACGATCAAGGGCAACGCGACCGTCACGCCGACGGTGACCAGCACCGACGGCAAGCTCCAGCGGCAGGCCCCGGTCAAGGTCGTCGACGGCGAGGCCACCTACACCGTCCCCGCGCAGTCCGTGACCTCCTTCGCCGTCAAGGGCGTCTCGGGCGTCGCGAAGAACGCGGGCCTGTTCACCAAGGGCCACTCGTACACCCTGACCGGTGTGCAGAGCGGCAAGGCGGTGACGGTCGCGGCGAACGGGACGAGCCTGGTCATCGGTTCGGCGAACGGCACGGTCGCGCAGGAGTGGCAGCTGGACGCCCGCCACGGCAAGACCGGCAGCCGGCAGCGGTATGTCCTCGCCAACCCTGCCGAGGACAAGGTGCTCGCCGTCCGCGACGGCGTGCCCGTCGTCGAGCCGGACACCGGCGAGCGGGACCCGGCCACCGAGTGGATCATGTCGACCACCGGTGACACCACCTGGACCCTGGTCAACGCGGGCAGCGGACGTGTGCTGGAGGTCGGCGGCCAGGCCACGAACGAGGGCGCCGCCGTCACGACCTGGCAGCCCAACTCCGGCGCCAACCAGCGCTGGACGGTCACGGACGTGACCGACGAGGCGGCGGACCACTAG
- a CDS encoding DUF1932 domain-containing protein yields MVHADVGIVHPGSMGAQVAAQAVAAGARVRWSAEGRSAATRERAEALGLTAVRSMAELASECAVILSVCPPAAALDVARQVAATGFDGVYADANAVSPRRMEQITRVVRENGATVADGGITGPPPREAGVTRLYLSGDDPAVETVRALFDGTALTPVVLAGPVGRASALKLAFAAYNKISYALAAEASALAADHGVLDDLRDLAAHLLPDTPLARPEHLASAGARAWRWEPEMREIAEAWRGSGLPGSFADAAAHTFDRWQDHKDDRTVTGDRLIADLMPPRPDDES; encoded by the coding sequence ATGGTTCATGCGGACGTGGGAATCGTGCATCCCGGCTCCATGGGAGCGCAGGTGGCCGCGCAGGCCGTGGCGGCCGGAGCGAGGGTCCGGTGGTCGGCGGAGGGACGGTCGGCCGCCACCCGGGAGCGGGCCGAGGCCCTGGGACTGACGGCCGTCCGAAGCATGGCGGAGCTGGCCTCCGAGTGCGCGGTGATCCTCAGTGTGTGCCCGCCGGCCGCCGCTCTGGACGTCGCCCGGCAGGTCGCGGCGACCGGCTTCGACGGCGTGTACGCCGACGCCAACGCGGTCAGCCCCCGCCGGATGGAACAGATCACCCGGGTGGTGCGGGAGAACGGGGCGACCGTGGCCGACGGCGGCATCACCGGGCCGCCTCCCCGCGAGGCCGGCGTCACCCGGCTGTATCTGTCCGGCGACGACCCGGCGGTGGAGACGGTGCGGGCCCTGTTCGACGGCACCGCCCTGACCCCGGTCGTCCTGGCCGGGCCGGTCGGCCGCGCGTCGGCGCTCAAGCTGGCCTTCGCCGCCTACAACAAGATCTCGTACGCGCTCGCCGCCGAGGCCAGTGCCCTCGCCGCCGACCACGGGGTCCTCGACGACCTCCGCGACCTCGCCGCGCACCTGCTGCCCGACACTCCGCTGGCCCGGCCGGAGCACCTGGCGAGCGCGGGGGCCAGGGCCTGGCGGTGGGAGCCGGAGATGCGGGAGATCGCCGAGGCCTGGCGCGGCAGCGGCCTGCCGGGTTCCTTCGCGGACGCGGCGGCGCACACCTTCGACCGGTGGCAGGACCACAAGGACGACCGGACCGTGACGGGCGACCGGCTCATCGCCGACCTCATGCCCCCGCGGCCGGACGACGAGTCGTGA
- a CDS encoding MFS transporter encodes MGTETKAGGQGDNPADATQGADPRRWKALWVTLVAGFMSLLDVTIVAVALPSMQRALHASAPAIQWVVSGYALAFALVLVTAGRVGDAIGRRRVFLLALTAFVVCSAAAGAAPSIGLLVAARLAQGLAAGCLAPQNSALIQQMFRGAERGRAFGLFGATVGVSSAVGPVVGGLILMLADSPQGWRWIFYVNVPVGALALVLGLRLLPKVVPGRRERLDLPGVALLGCGVLALMLPLVLAEAGGVRRLWWLFLVGAALLAAFARWERRVAARGGQPLLDPELVTATRGYAAGAAIAALYFVGFSGVWLVFALYFQNGEGYSPLRSGLAVTPFALGSALAALVAGRLVERLGRLLTVCGLAAVAVGLGGAVLSLGLAPADLAVWLAAPALLVGGLGSGCVISPNVTMTLRDVPVRMAGAAGGALQTGQRLGGAVGTAALPGLFYLVLSADAHDYRSAVAVAVGCGIAPVLGALALAVHDWLRDRRARREACPPEVSHSPVHASQG; translated from the coding sequence GTGGGCACGGAGACGAAGGCGGGCGGCCAGGGCGACAACCCGGCGGACGCGACCCAAGGAGCCGACCCCAGGAGGTGGAAGGCCCTGTGGGTGACCCTGGTGGCCGGCTTCATGAGCCTGTTGGACGTGACGATCGTCGCGGTCGCCCTGCCGTCCATGCAGCGGGCCCTGCACGCCTCGGCACCCGCCATCCAGTGGGTCGTCTCGGGCTACGCCCTCGCGTTCGCCCTCGTCCTGGTGACCGCCGGACGCGTCGGCGACGCGATCGGCAGGCGTCGCGTCTTCCTGCTGGCGCTGACGGCGTTCGTGGTGTGCAGCGCGGCGGCGGGCGCGGCCCCCAGCATCGGCCTGCTGGTCGCGGCCCGGCTCGCCCAGGGGCTCGCCGCGGGCTGCCTCGCCCCGCAGAACTCCGCGCTCATCCAGCAGATGTTCCGGGGCGCCGAACGCGGCCGCGCCTTCGGCCTGTTCGGCGCCACCGTCGGCGTCTCCAGCGCCGTCGGCCCGGTGGTGGGCGGACTGATCCTCATGCTCGCCGACAGCCCCCAGGGATGGCGCTGGATCTTCTACGTCAACGTCCCCGTCGGCGCGCTCGCACTCGTCCTGGGACTGCGACTGCTGCCGAAGGTCGTTCCCGGGCGCCGCGAACGGCTCGACCTGCCGGGCGTCGCGCTGCTCGGCTGCGGAGTCCTGGCGCTGATGCTGCCGCTCGTGCTGGCCGAGGCCGGCGGCGTCCGACGGCTGTGGTGGCTCTTCCTCGTCGGCGCGGCGCTCCTGGCGGCCTTCGCCCGCTGGGAACGGCGCGTCGCCGCGCGTGGCGGGCAGCCTCTGCTCGATCCGGAGCTCGTCACCGCCACCCGCGGCTACGCGGCGGGCGCCGCCATCGCGGCCCTCTACTTCGTCGGCTTCAGCGGCGTATGGCTGGTGTTCGCCCTCTACTTCCAGAACGGCGAGGGGTACTCGCCGCTGCGCTCCGGGCTGGCCGTGACCCCGTTCGCCCTCGGATCGGCGCTCGCCGCACTCGTGGCCGGCCGGCTGGTGGAGCGGCTGGGCCGGCTGCTGACCGTGTGCGGACTCGCCGCCGTCGCCGTCGGACTGGGCGGGGCCGTCCTGAGCCTGGGCCTGGCCCCCGCCGACCTCGCGGTGTGGCTCGCTGCCCCCGCCCTGCTCGTCGGCGGGCTGGGCAGCGGCTGCGTCATCTCGCCCAACGTCACCATGACCCTGCGCGATGTCCCGGTACGGATGGCGGGCGCGGCGGGAGGCGCGCTGCAAACCGGACAGAGGCTCGGCGGGGCCGTCGGTACGGCCGCCCTTCCGGGCCTGTTCTACCTGGTGCTCAGCGCCGACGCCCACGACTACCGGTCGGCGGTCGCTGTCGCCGTGGGCTGCGGCATCGCGCCGGTGCTGGGCGCACTCGCGCTGGCCGTGCACGACTGGCTGCGGGACCGCAGGGCGCGCCGGGAAGCGTGCCCGCCGGAGGTGTCCCACAGCCCCGTGCACGCGAGCCAGGGCTGA
- a CDS encoding lamin tail domain-containing protein has protein sequence MRMHHVLAATAAAGLIAAVAAAPAQATEYSSALKLKGVQYDAPGSDSNNCTTGNTKNEYLTIKNYSSSTTVNLKGYVVKDAVGNHFTFTKSHSLQPGDYVKLRGGRGTDSDANNVVYRQNCNFIWNNDKDTIYFYKPSGSRADVHGYTKSGSDPDRNGYVNFHG, from the coding sequence ATGCGTATGCACCATGTTCTGGCGGCCACCGCCGCCGCCGGGCTGATAGCCGCCGTGGCGGCCGCGCCGGCCCAGGCCACCGAGTACTCCTCGGCTCTGAAGCTCAAGGGCGTTCAGTACGACGCCCCCGGCTCGGACTCCAACAACTGCACCACAGGCAACACCAAGAACGAGTACCTGACGATCAAGAACTACTCGTCCTCGACGACCGTGAACCTCAAGGGCTATGTCGTCAAGGACGCCGTCGGCAACCACTTCACCTTCACGAAGAGCCACTCGCTGCAGCCGGGCGACTATGTGAAGCTGCGCGGCGGCAGGGGCACGGACTCCGACGCAAACAACGTCGTCTACCGCCAGAACTGCAACTTCATCTGGAACAACGACAAGGACACGATCTACTTCTACAAGCCCTCCGGAAGCCGTGCCGACGTGCACGGGTACACCAAAAGCGGCTCCGACCCCGACCGCAACGGCTATGTGAACTTCCACGGCTGA
- a CDS encoding DUF5519 family protein, producing the protein MTTGSRAMTRLADWPDLVEARPSCGTGRALRCDGGEIAHFHSDRLADVHLSAPAIWRLRGDLSGSTALRLVPGSAWVTVRLECESDIDLLLTLVSVALKAHQGSAAADPVPSARCNEHRRVTIAR; encoded by the coding sequence ATGACGACTGGCTCGCGGGCCATGACCCGACTGGCCGACTGGCCGGACCTCGTGGAGGCCCGGCCCAGTTGCGGCACAGGTCGTGCGCTGCGCTGCGACGGCGGCGAGATCGCGCACTTCCATTCGGACCGGCTGGCCGACGTGCATCTGTCGGCGCCGGCCATCTGGCGCCTGCGGGGCGATCTGTCGGGCTCGACCGCCCTGCGGCTGGTGCCGGGCTCCGCCTGGGTGACCGTCCGCCTGGAGTGCGAGTCGGACATCGATCTGCTGTTGACGCTGGTGAGCGTCGCCCTCAAGGCCCACCAGGGGAGCGCGGCCGCCGACCCGGTCCCGTCCGCACGCTGCAACGAGCACCGTCGTGTCACGATCGCGCGGTGA
- the proP gene encoding glycine betaine/L-proline transporter ProP, protein MAADEPDTQQIAADPAAVKRHRTLFRAVRRRRNPPLRRTDITVTDEAAVKRAVKAASLGNAMEWFDFGIYSYLAVTLGHVFFPSGNDTVQLLSSFATFAVSFLVRPLGGMVFGPMGDRVGRKKVLAMTMILMAVGTFAIGLIPSYATIGFWAPALLILFRLVQGFSTGGEYGGASTFIAEYAPDRRRGFFGSFLELGTLAGYVGAAGLVTALTAMLGDAGMESWGWRVPFLVAGPIGLVGLYLRLRLDETPAFQKLEDESVHRASEAASTVETTAKGDLAAVFREQWPTLILCICLVGAYNITDYMLLSYMPTYLSDEMGYSEAHGLLILIATMVVLMLLVNQVGSLSDRLGRKPLLMAGMLGFLVLSVPAFLLVGQGSLVAVSCGMLMLGLSLVCLLGTMSAALPALFPTQVRYGALSVGYNLSASLFGGTTPLVITALISATGSELMPAFYAMAAALVGTVSVAFMKETARKPLAGSPPAVATHEEAADLVESRAPAPRF, encoded by the coding sequence ATGGCGGCCGACGAACCTGACACCCAGCAGATCGCTGCCGATCCGGCGGCGGTCAAACGTCACCGCACCCTGTTCAGGGCCGTACGACGGCGCAGGAACCCGCCGTTGCGGCGCACGGACATCACGGTGACGGACGAGGCGGCCGTGAAACGCGCGGTGAAGGCGGCCTCGCTGGGCAACGCCATGGAGTGGTTCGACTTCGGCATATACAGCTATCTCGCCGTCACCCTCGGCCATGTCTTCTTCCCGTCCGGCAATGACACCGTCCAGTTGCTGTCCTCGTTCGCGACCTTCGCGGTCTCCTTCCTGGTCCGCCCGCTCGGCGGCATGGTCTTCGGGCCGATGGGGGACCGGGTCGGCCGTAAGAAGGTCCTGGCCATGACCATGATCCTGATGGCGGTCGGCACCTTCGCCATCGGCCTGATCCCGTCGTACGCGACGATCGGCTTCTGGGCCCCGGCCCTGCTGATCCTCTTCCGCCTGGTCCAGGGCTTCTCCACCGGCGGCGAGTACGGCGGAGCCTCCACCTTCATCGCCGAGTACGCGCCGGACCGGCGCCGCGGCTTCTTCGGCAGCTTCCTGGAACTCGGCACGCTCGCCGGATACGTCGGCGCGGCGGGCCTGGTCACGGCGTTGACCGCGATGCTCGGCGATGCCGGGATGGAGTCCTGGGGCTGGCGTGTGCCGTTCCTGGTGGCCGGGCCGATCGGCCTGGTCGGCCTGTATCTGCGGCTTCGGCTGGACGAGACGCCGGCCTTCCAGAAGCTGGAGGACGAGTCCGTCCACCGAGCCTCCGAGGCCGCCTCCACCGTGGAGACGACGGCCAAGGGCGACCTCGCTGCCGTCTTCCGGGAGCAGTGGCCGACGCTGATTCTGTGCATCTGCCTGGTCGGCGCCTACAACATCACCGACTACATGCTCCTGTCGTACATGCCGACGTACCTGTCGGACGAGATGGGCTACTCGGAGGCGCACGGCCTGCTCATCCTCATCGCCACGATGGTGGTGCTGATGCTGCTCGTGAACCAGGTCGGCTCGCTCTCCGACCGGCTGGGCCGCAAGCCCCTGCTGATGGCCGGGATGCTCGGCTTCCTCGTCCTGTCCGTCCCGGCGTTCCTGCTGGTCGGACAGGGCAGCCTGGTGGCCGTGTCGTGCGGCATGCTGATGCTCGGCCTGTCGCTGGTGTGCCTGCTCGGCACGATGTCCGCGGCGCTGCCCGCCCTGTTCCCGACCCAGGTGCGCTACGGCGCCCTGTCCGTCGGCTACAACCTCTCCGCCTCCCTGTTCGGCGGCACCACCCCCCTCGTGATCACCGCGCTGATCTCGGCCACCGGCAGCGAGCTGATGCCCGCGTTCTACGCGATGGCCGCCGCCCTGGTCGGCACCGTCTCCGTCGCCTTCATGAAGGAGACGGCCCGCAAGCCGCTGGCGGGCTCCCCGCCCGCGGTCGCGACACACGAGGAGGCGGCCGACCTGGTGGAGAGCCGGGCACCGGCACCGCGGTTCTGA